A portion of the Cryptomeria japonica chromosome 5, Sugi_1.0, whole genome shotgun sequence genome contains these proteins:
- the LOC131875863 gene encoding uncharacterized protein LOC131875863 — MTWKDPSDLDLGEDDQRMLRNILASREVTGSREQDEITWCGVKSGIYSFKLGYTLLEEDVRKVDWEAKICWNNACLPKAGAFSWLAGNNCILTGDRLKRMGFAGPFRCVLCKKEEEDVDHLLLGCEFVQEAWRFKLQRLSWKESLAGNPRDWLESWSVLNNSSTFAAIWKVMPSTVMWDVWKE; from the coding sequence ATGACTTGGAAGGATCCTAGTGATCTGGATTTGGGGGAGGATGATCAAAGGATGTTGAGGAATATCCTAGCAAGTAGAGAGGTGACGGGTTCTAGGGAGCAAGATGAAATCACTTGGTGTGGTGTGAAGAGTGGAATTTATTCATTCAAGCTGGGGTACACCTTGTTGGAGGAAGATGTCAGGAAGGTGGATTGGGAAGCAAAGATATGTTGGAACAACGCTTGTCTACCCAAAGCAGGTGCGTTCTCATGGTTGGCGGGTAACAACTGTATTTTGACAGGGGATAGACTTAAAAGAATGGGGTTTGCGGGTCCCTTCCGTTGTGTGCTATgtaagaaggaggaggaagatgTGGACCATCTTCTTTTGGGATGCGAGTTTGTCCAAGAAGCATGGCGATTCAAGTTGCAGAGACTGAGTTGGAAGGAGTCGTTGGCAGGGAACCCGAGAGACTGGCTGGAATCGTGGTCGGTTTTGAACAATTCATCAACCTTCGCTGCAATTTGGAAGGTCATGCCATCAACAGTAATGTGGGATGTTTGGAAAGAATGA